A window of Rattus norvegicus strain BN/NHsdMcwi chromosome 14, GRCr8, whole genome shotgun sequence contains these coding sequences:
- the Peli1 gene encoding E3 ubiquitin-protein ligase pellino homolog 1 isoform X1, protein MFSPDQENHPSKAPVKYGELIVLGYNGSLPNGDRGRRKSRFALFKRPKANGVKPSTVHIACTPQAAKAISNKDQHSISYTLSRAQTVVVEYTHDSNTDMFQIGRSTESPIDFVVTDTVPGSQSNSDTQSVQSTISRFACRIICERNPPFTARIYAAGFDSSKNIFLGEKAAKWKTSDGQMDGLTTNGVLVMHPRDGFTEDSKPGIWREISVCGNVFSLRETRSAQQRGKMVEIETNQLQDGSLIDLCGATLLWRTAEGLSHTPTVKHLEALRQEINAARPQCPVGFNTLAFPSMKRKDVVDEKQPWVYLNCGHVHGYHNWGNKEERDGKDRECPMCRSVGPYVPLWLGCEAGFYVDAGPPTHAFSPCGHVCSEKTTAYWSQIPLPHGTHTFHAACPFCAHQLAGEQGYIRLIFQGPLD, encoded by the exons ATGTTTTCTCCTGATCAAGAAAATCATCCTTCCAAAGCCCCAGTAAAATATGGCGAACTCATTGTCTTAGG GTATAATGGGTCTCTCCCAAACGGcgacagaggaaggaggaaaagtagGTTTGCTTTGTTTAAAAGACCTAAGGCAAATGGGGTGAAGCCTAGCACCGTGCACATTGCATGCACTCCTCAGGCCGCCAAG GCAATAAGCAACAAGGACCAGCATAGCATATCGTATACTTTATCTCGAGCCCAGACAGTGGTGGTTGAATATACTCACGACAGCAACACTGATATGTTTCAG ATTGGCCGGTCAACTGAAAGTCCTATTGATTTTGTGGTAACTGACAcagttcctggaagtcagagtaatTCCGACACGCAGTCCGTACAAAGCACTATATCGAGGTTTGCCTGTAGGATCATTTGTGAACGCAATCCTCCCTTTACAGCTCGGATTTATGCTGCAGGATTTGATTCATCAAAAAACATCTTTCTTGGG GAGAAGGCTGCCAAATGGAAGACGTCCGACGGGCAGATGGACGGCCTGACCACCAATGGAGTTCTTGTGATGCATCCACGCGATGGGTTCACAGAAGACTCCAAGCCTGGAATATGGAGAGAGATATCCGTATGTGGGAACGTCTTCAGTCTGCGTGAAACCAGATCAGCGCAACAGAGAGGAAAGATG GTGGAAATCGAAACCAATCAGCTGCAAGATGGCTCCTTAATCGACCTCTGTGGTGCAACCCTGCTGTGGCGCACAGCAGAAGGCCTTTCCCACACCCCTACTGTGAAACACTTAGAAGCTCTGAGACAGGAGATCAATGCAGCTCGGCCTCAGTGCCCTGTAGGCTTCAACACACTAGCCTTCCCCAGCATGAAGAGGAAAGATGTTGTAGATGAGAAGCAACCATGGGTATATCTGAACTGCGGCCATGTTCATGGTTACCATAACTGGGGAAACAAGGAAGAACGTGACGGCAAAGATCGTGAATGTCCTATGTGTAGGTCTGTTGGTCCCTATGTCCCTCTGTGGCTTGGATGTGAAGCTGGATTTTATGTGGACGCCGGCCCTCCCACCCATGCCTTTAGCccctgtgggcatgtgtgttcAGAAAAGACAACGGCTTACTGGTCCCAGATCCCGCTTCCTCATGGTACGCACACTTTTCACGCAGCCTGTCCCTTCTGTGCACATCAGTTGGCTGGTGAACAAGGCTATATCAGACTTATTTTCCAAGGACCTCTAGACTAG